In a single window of the Gemmatimonadota bacterium genome:
- a CDS encoding M28 family peptidase, with amino-acid sequence MKSVFTATASLLIAVAPLAAQEREDRTLLSQQMMTAIINEVSGERAMHHVMELVPYQRVRLPEEYSGHYRESLVMAAFAKEYGFSNIAIEKFGPVTQTWQPVQGELWMTTPKNVKLFDIHDLALSLASLNANGDFSGELVDVGAGRAADFEGKDVKGKFVLSSGSTSATYAQAIQRGAVGVLGISAIGFQRTVDFPTQIVSSTVNAQPNTVAWSVTPEVRNNLAAMLLRGDKITIRSVVKSVQVSYQAEYVHAEIPGDGSTTQEVGISGHLYEGLIKQGANDDASGCALTLEIGRAYLKLIAEGKLPRPRRTINFQWVPEISGTNAYLTAHPEKEKSIIGTLNFDMEAIRVADSRSYWVLQRTPDTFPSYLNDIGQSMMEYIADISRERVRFRRSGYAPSQPVESPRGSKDAFYIKIDKHYGSSDHVTYMQHGIPALMFITWPDMWYHSSEDTPDKQDPTQYKRAGAVGLGGLAVLATGTDEVAARVLADNLGRGLSRMGESHTKGLGYLADATTETLPRAYQEARNAIQHQAEVEKGVIRSASVLWTNVDDGKKKTAAFLPLVDQRANALLNEVKAAYQLAAMQRGVAAAEPVMTAEEKEAAGLMIEPVARTAAAPGAAGARPPAAGGARGAAGPALPEEYGAEFSLLLNKGMTALEVRDFLSGEFTPLPLADVMTVLRARETAGSLKLVPRPTTTKKSKGK; translated from the coding sequence GTGAAATCCGTGTTCACCGCCACCGCCAGCCTGCTCATTGCCGTTGCTCCCCTCGCCGCGCAGGAGCGTGAGGACCGTACCCTGCTCTCGCAGCAGATGATGACGGCGATCATCAATGAGGTGTCCGGCGAGCGCGCGATGCACCACGTGATGGAACTGGTGCCCTATCAGCGCGTGCGACTGCCCGAGGAATACAGCGGTCACTATCGCGAGAGTCTGGTGATGGCCGCCTTCGCGAAGGAGTACGGCTTCAGCAATATCGCGATCGAGAAGTTCGGGCCAGTGACGCAGACCTGGCAACCGGTGCAGGGCGAGCTCTGGATGACGACGCCGAAGAACGTAAAGCTCTTCGACATCCACGACCTGGCGCTCTCGCTCGCCTCGCTGAACGCCAACGGCGACTTCTCGGGTGAACTGGTCGACGTGGGTGCCGGTCGCGCGGCCGACTTCGAAGGGAAGGATGTCAAGGGAAAGTTCGTGCTCTCATCCGGCTCGACCTCCGCCACCTACGCGCAGGCGATCCAGCGCGGCGCGGTCGGCGTGCTCGGGATCAGCGCGATCGGCTTCCAGCGCACCGTCGATTTCCCGACGCAGATTGTCTCGTCCACGGTGAATGCCCAGCCCAACACCGTGGCCTGGTCGGTCACGCCCGAGGTGCGGAACAACCTTGCGGCAATGCTGTTGCGCGGCGACAAGATCACCATCCGCTCTGTCGTCAAGAGCGTGCAGGTTTCCTACCAGGCCGAGTACGTCCACGCCGAGATTCCCGGCGATGGCAGCACGACACAGGAAGTCGGGATCAGCGGGCATCTCTACGAGGGGCTGATCAAGCAGGGGGCCAACGATGACGCCAGCGGCTGCGCACTGACGCTCGAGATCGGTCGCGCCTACCTCAAGCTGATCGCCGAAGGGAAACTCCCGCGCCCCAGGCGCACGATCAACTTCCAGTGGGTCCCGGAGATTTCGGGCACCAACGCCTACCTCACCGCCCATCCCGAGAAGGAAAAGAGCATCATCGGGACGCTGAACTTCGACATGGAAGCGATTCGCGTTGCCGACAGTCGCAGCTACTGGGTGCTGCAGCGCACGCCGGACACCTTCCCGTCGTATCTCAACGACATCGGCCAGTCGATGATGGAGTACATCGCCGACATCTCGCGCGAGCGCGTCCGTTTCCGTCGCTCGGGCTACGCACCGTCGCAACCGGTCGAGTCGCCGCGCGGCAGCAAGGATGCCTTCTACATCAAGATCGACAAGCACTACGGCTCGAGCGATCACGTGACCTACATGCAGCACGGCATCCCCGCGCTGATGTTCATCACCTGGCCCGACATGTGGTACCACTCATCGGAAGACACCCCCGACAAGCAGGATCCGACGCAGTACAAGCGCGCCGGCGCTGTGGGCCTCGGTGGACTGGCCGTGCTCGCGACCGGCACCGATGAAGTCGCCGCGCGCGTTCTGGCCGACAACCTCGGTCGCGGCCTCTCGCGCATGGGCGAGTCGCATACCAAGGGTCTCGGCTACCTGGCGGACGCCACGACTGAAACGTTGCCCCGGGCCTATCAGGAGGCGCGCAACGCCATTCAGCATCAGGCCGAAGTCGAGAAAGGCGTGATCCGGTCGGCGAGTGTGCTCTGGACCAATGTCGACGATGGCAAGAAGAAGACGGCGGCGTTCCTGCCGCTGGTCGACCAGCGCGCGAATGCGTTGCTCAACGAAGTGAAGGCCGCGTATCAACTCGCGGCGATGCAGCGCGGCGTTGCGGCAGCTGAGCCGGTAATGACTGCCGAGGAAAAGGAAGCCGCCGGCTTGATGATCGAACCGGTGGCGCGCACGGCCGCCGCGCCCGGTGCCGCCGGCGCTCGCCCGCCCGCAGCTGGTGGTGCGCGCGGAGCGGCAGGCCCGGCGCTTCCAGAGGAGTACGGTGCCGAATTTTCGCTGCTGCTGAACAAGGGAATGACAGCGCTCGAAGTGCGCGATTTCCTCTCGGGTGAGTTCACGCCGCTCCCGCTCGCCGATGTCATGACCGTGCTTCGTGCCCGTGAAACGGCCGGGTCGCTCAAGCTGGTGCCACGGCCGACCACCACGAAGAAGTCCAAGGGGAAGTAA
- a CDS encoding protein kinase: protein MTIDRLTAALSDRYRLDRELGAGGMATVYLAHDVKHDRKVAIKVLRPELAAVIGAERFLAEIKTTANLQHPHILPLFDSGVADSFLFYVMPYVEGISLRDRMTREKQLPIGEAVRIASEIAAALDYAHRHGVIHRDIKPENILLHDGSALVADFGIALAASKAGTRMTETGMSLGTPQYMSPEQAMGERELDARSDVYALGCVTYEMLTGEPPFSGPTAQAIVAKVMTAEPATVTSLRKTIPEHVADAVHTALQKLPADRFASAAEFSMALNDKVDATRSATRTRAVRSAPAATSRSVLAAGFALVAISLAAGWLIRGGTSKATSAPPVEFAFRLGDGGRDRPYVAISPDGQRVVQAVQDSSGVDHLVMRTLGSTALRVIAGTESGENAEFSHDGNWIAFARNGKLFKVPTSGGPPTELVDSTNAGSAWSLDDASLIYAKSGIGLWRVAATGGTPTRLTTLDTARREFNHWYPQSLPGGKAAIFTSYATPLARARIEAVEFATGKRTVLVEGAVFGRYATSGHLLYARDGAVFAVHFDPASLKVIGAAVPVVEDVAWLPTDGQAGFAIAENGTLVYLKASEWAVKRRVVWADRAGNLEPALRDSGSWAQPRLSPDGKWFALTQTEPKRDLWLVERSRSVARQLTRAQGAAFNAVWTPDSRAIVYTFEDPVYDLHRLAIDGSAPDAVVFATPFDKRAASITPDGQTLAYTEIPSNDRLFLRPVAGGSSTPVDDQPGSQRAAAFSPDGRWIAYEVTNENEQPQIYVRAVDGHAGRIQISTDGGSQPLWTKGGREIVYRKGNALLAIPFQPATGEVGTAVSLFGIATAGRLDSRATGYDVTPDGARFLMVIPIVKADALPTHVILNWSDVLKQKVPK from the coding sequence ATGACCATCGATCGCCTCACCGCCGCCCTCTCCGACCGTTACCGCCTCGACCGCGAGCTCGGCGCCGGCGGGATGGCCACGGTCTATCTCGCGCACGACGTCAAGCACGACCGCAAGGTCGCCATCAAGGTGTTGCGCCCCGAGCTCGCGGCGGTCATCGGCGCCGAGCGCTTCCTCGCCGAGATCAAGACCACGGCCAACTTGCAGCATCCGCATATCCTGCCGCTCTTCGATTCGGGTGTGGCCGATTCGTTCCTCTTCTATGTGATGCCGTACGTCGAGGGGATTTCGCTCCGCGACCGGATGACCCGCGAGAAGCAGCTCCCGATCGGCGAGGCGGTCCGCATCGCCAGCGAGATCGCCGCCGCGCTCGATTATGCGCATCGTCACGGCGTGATCCACCGCGACATCAAGCCCGAAAACATCCTGCTGCACGATGGTTCTGCCCTGGTGGCCGACTTCGGCATTGCGCTCGCCGCCAGCAAGGCCGGCACCCGGATGACCGAGACCGGGATGTCCCTCGGCACGCCGCAGTACATGAGTCCCGAGCAGGCGATGGGCGAGCGCGAACTCGATGCGCGCAGTGATGTCTACGCCCTCGGCTGCGTGACCTACGAGATGCTCACCGGTGAGCCGCCGTTCAGCGGACCGACCGCCCAGGCGATTGTGGCCAAGGTGATGACGGCCGAGCCGGCGACGGTCACTTCGCTGCGGAAGACGATCCCCGAGCACGTGGCGGATGCGGTGCACACCGCACTGCAGAAGTTGCCGGCCGATCGCTTCGCCAGTGCGGCGGAGTTTTCGATGGCGCTCAATGACAAGGTCGACGCGACGCGCAGTGCGACGCGCACCCGTGCCGTCCGCAGCGCGCCCGCCGCGACTTCCCGCTCCGTGCTGGCGGCTGGGTTCGCCCTGGTCGCGATCTCGCTTGCCGCGGGCTGGCTGATCCGCGGTGGCACATCGAAGGCCACGTCCGCTCCGCCGGTTGAATTCGCCTTCCGTCTCGGCGATGGCGGGCGGGACCGACCTTATGTGGCGATCTCCCCCGATGGTCAGCGCGTGGTGCAGGCGGTCCAGGACTCGAGCGGCGTCGACCACCTGGTGATGCGGACTCTGGGCTCCACTGCGCTCCGCGTGATCGCTGGCACGGAGAGCGGGGAGAACGCCGAGTTCTCTCACGACGGCAACTGGATCGCGTTCGCGAGGAACGGCAAGCTCTTCAAGGTGCCGACATCGGGCGGCCCTCCGACGGAACTGGTCGATTCGACCAATGCAGGATCGGCGTGGAGTCTCGACGACGCCTCACTGATCTACGCCAAGTCCGGCATCGGCCTCTGGCGCGTGGCGGCGACTGGTGGCACACCTACCCGGCTCACGACACTCGACACGGCACGCCGGGAGTTCAATCACTGGTACCCGCAGTCGCTCCCCGGTGGCAAGGCAGCGATCTTCACGAGCTACGCCACCCCGCTGGCGAGGGCGCGGATCGAGGCCGTGGAATTCGCAACCGGGAAGCGAACCGTGCTGGTCGAGGGTGCCGTGTTCGGCCGCTATGCCACCAGTGGCCACCTCCTGTACGCGCGCGATGGTGCCGTCTTCGCGGTCCACTTCGATCCCGCGAGTCTCAAGGTCATCGGCGCGGCAGTGCCGGTCGTCGAAGATGTCGCCTGGTTACCAACCGATGGTCAGGCGGGATTCGCCATCGCGGAGAACGGGACGCTGGTCTATCTCAAGGCCTCCGAGTGGGCCGTCAAGCGCCGGGTGGTGTGGGCGGACCGGGCCGGCAATCTGGAGCCGGCACTACGAGACAGCGGCTCGTGGGCGCAGCCCCGGCTCTCGCCCGACGGCAAATGGTTTGCACTGACCCAGACGGAGCCGAAGCGGGATCTCTGGCTCGTCGAGCGGAGCCGGAGTGTTGCGCGGCAGCTCACCCGCGCACAGGGCGCTGCCTTCAATGCGGTCTGGACGCCGGACAGTCGCGCCATCGTCTACACCTTCGAGGACCCCGTCTACGACCTGCATCGGCTTGCGATCGACGGTAGCGCGCCGGACGCCGTCGTATTCGCGACTCCGTTCGACAAGCGTGCTGCGTCGATTACGCCAGACGGTCAGACGTTGGCCTACACAGAAATTCCAAGCAATGACCGCCTCTTCCTGAGGCCGGTGGCCGGAGGCTCCTCCACCCCGGTTGATGACCAGCCGGGGTCACAGCGTGCCGCAGCGTTCTCGCCAGACGGTCGCTGGATTGCGTATGAGGTAACCAACGAAAACGAACAACCCCAGATCTACGTTCGCGCCGTCGACGGCCACGCCGGACGGATCCAGATCTCCACCGACGGGGGCAGTCAGCCGCTCTGGACCAAGGGTGGACGCGAGATCGTCTATCGGAAAGGCAACGCGCTGCTGGCGATTCCCTTCCAGCCAGCGACAGGTGAAGTCGGAACCGCCGTGTCGCTCTTCGGGATCGCGACGGCCGGTCGCCTCGACAGCCGCGCGACAGGATATGACGTCACGCCCGACGGCGCTCGTTTCCTGATGGTCATCCCGATTGTGAAAGCAGACGCGCTTCCGACGCACGTGATCCTGAACTGGTCCGACGTTCTCAAGCAAAAGGTGCCGAAGTGA
- a CDS encoding protein kinase, with the protein MTAPGATLGRYRLVDRLGAGGMGEVWRAHDANLDREVAIKVLAPGAIGDSDTQARFRREALALSRLSHPGIATIFDFDAHAGISYLVMELVAGGSLESRIAAGPMPEDEVRRIGAAIADALDNAHRNDIVHRDLKPGNVVLTPAGQPKILDFGIAMLLSDKGSAKLTQTGMILGSLPYMAPEQLTGDADSPRTDIYALGVLLFEMLTGRRPFQKERAEALMFEIFGSAPPTVASLRPDAPTDLDALVMACLAKDPALRPATAADVATLLRSGSSMVSGPTALAVPSVQPIRSIAVLPLRNTSGDPTQEYFVDGMTEAIIGDLARIKALRIISRTSAMQYKGSTKPLPEIARELNVDAVIEGSAHLVGNRVRVSVQLIAARTDQTLWFDRYDRDLGDVLALQSDVAETVAREIAVQLTPAEAGHLAKRAVVNPEAHLEVLKSRHSMFAGTKDALEVALRHIRRALELDPTYAQAWSALADCQFIRITRGMASSAEAGPEAYAAAERARELEPDLAEAWCSMGVIATNMSDIAGGLRLLRKAVELNPGLAFSHNMYSRVLSALDRQDEAVAAAERSIELDPLSSIIRTVLGDALYYARDFQKSVFHYRMAIELDPRFDGAHTDLARSLEALGRIDEARAEYEEGRRLGGGIAGPSFGLAHLAVAAGNEAEARSILAELTAARSSRFVSAWGIAALHASLGDVDDAFTWLETAIQEKASGLMWLRVHPRLDPIRKDARYWPMVERVGLALAPGDT; encoded by the coding sequence ATGACCGCTCCCGGCGCCACGCTCGGGCGATATCGTCTCGTCGACCGACTCGGCGCCGGTGGGATGGGCGAGGTCTGGCGCGCCCACGATGCCAACCTCGATCGCGAAGTCGCCATCAAGGTGCTTGCTCCCGGCGCTATTGGTGATTCCGACACCCAGGCGCGTTTTCGACGAGAGGCGCTGGCCCTGTCGCGGCTGTCGCACCCCGGGATCGCCACCATCTTCGATTTCGACGCACACGCGGGGATCTCTTACCTCGTGATGGAGCTGGTCGCCGGCGGCTCGCTCGAATCGCGAATCGCGGCTGGCCCGATGCCCGAAGACGAGGTCCGCCGCATCGGGGCAGCGATCGCCGATGCGCTCGACAACGCTCACCGCAACGACATCGTCCATCGCGATCTCAAGCCTGGCAACGTGGTGCTCACCCCGGCCGGCCAGCCGAAGATCCTCGACTTCGGCATCGCGATGTTGCTCAGTGACAAGGGCTCGGCCAAGCTCACGCAAACGGGGATGATCCTCGGATCACTCCCGTACATGGCGCCCGAGCAACTCACTGGCGATGCCGATTCGCCGCGCACCGACATCTATGCCCTGGGCGTGCTGCTCTTCGAGATGCTCACCGGCCGCAGACCCTTCCAGAAGGAACGGGCCGAGGCGTTGATGTTCGAGATCTTCGGCAGTGCGCCGCCCACGGTGGCCTCACTCCGGCCGGACGCGCCAACCGACCTCGATGCGTTGGTGATGGCGTGTTTGGCCAAGGACCCTGCCCTCCGGCCGGCGACAGCCGCCGACGTTGCCACCCTGCTCCGCAGCGGCAGCAGCATGGTCTCCGGGCCCACCGCGCTTGCAGTGCCTTCGGTGCAACCGATTCGGTCGATCGCCGTCCTGCCGCTGCGCAACACCTCGGGCGATCCCACCCAGGAATACTTCGTCGACGGCATGACCGAGGCGATCATCGGCGACCTGGCGCGCATCAAGGCGCTCCGCATCATCTCGCGCACCTCCGCCATGCAGTACAAGGGGTCGACCAAGCCACTGCCGGAGATTGCGCGGGAGTTGAACGTCGACGCCGTGATCGAAGGGTCCGCGCATCTGGTCGGCAATCGCGTGCGCGTGAGCGTGCAGCTGATCGCTGCGCGCACCGACCAGACACTCTGGTTCGACCGGTACGACCGCGATCTCGGCGACGTGCTCGCCCTGCAGAGCGACGTGGCGGAGACTGTCGCGCGCGAGATCGCGGTGCAGCTCACCCCGGCAGAAGCGGGACACCTGGCCAAGCGGGCCGTGGTGAATCCCGAGGCACACCTCGAGGTGCTCAAGAGTCGCCACTCGATGTTTGCGGGCACCAAGGATGCGCTCGAGGTTGCGCTGCGTCACATCAGGCGCGCTCTCGAACTCGACCCCACCTATGCCCAGGCGTGGTCGGCCCTGGCCGACTGCCAGTTCATTCGCATCACTCGTGGCATGGCTTCGTCGGCCGAGGCAGGCCCGGAGGCTTACGCCGCAGCAGAACGGGCACGGGAGCTCGAACCGGATCTCGCTGAAGCGTGGTGTTCGATGGGCGTTATCGCCACCAATATGAGCGACATCGCCGGCGGACTTCGCCTGCTCAGGAAGGCCGTAGAACTGAACCCTGGCCTCGCCTTCAGTCACAACATGTATTCGCGCGTGTTGAGCGCCCTCGATCGTCAGGATGAGGCCGTGGCCGCCGCAGAGCGTTCGATCGAGCTCGACCCACTCTCATCGATCATTCGCACCGTGCTCGGTGACGCGCTCTACTACGCGCGGGATTTCCAGAAGTCAGTCTTCCACTACCGGATGGCCATCGAGCTCGACCCTCGCTTCGATGGCGCGCACACCGATCTCGCGCGTTCCCTCGAAGCCCTCGGGCGCATCGACGAGGCCCGCGCGGAGTATGAGGAAGGGCGTCGGCTCGGGGGTGGTATTGCCGGGCCGTCGTTCGGGCTCGCACATCTCGCGGTGGCTGCCGGGAACGAGGCCGAAGCACGCAGCATCCTCGCCGAACTGACGGCGGCGCGCTCATCGCGCTTCGTCTCCGCCTGGGGCATCGCAGCACTCCACGCCTCGCTCGGCGATGTTGACGACGCCTTCACCTGGCTCGAGACCGCGATCCAGGAAAAGGCCTCGGGGCTGATGTGGCTGCGAGTGCATCCGCGGCTTGATCCGATTCGGAAGGACGCGCGCTACTGGCCGATGGTGGAGCGGGTTGGATTGGCGCTGGCCCCAGGAGATACATGA
- a CDS encoding nitroreductase translates to MDVFDAIHHRRSIRQFTDRPVTRDEMERILEAAVAAPNHRLTQPWRFYVLGPAARRAYGETLGARKAKKIEDPAAAQTLIDKVVAGEVALPAMLAVSTTVNENPETREEDYAATMMAVQNLMLAAHASGLGTHIRTGAVMDDPRVRASLGIPDGERIIATIQVGEPAAMPEAKARRPATELTTWLP, encoded by the coding sequence ATGGATGTCTTCGACGCGATCCACCACCGCCGCTCGATCCGGCAGTTCACCGACCGCCCCGTCACGCGCGACGAGATGGAGCGCATCCTCGAGGCGGCCGTTGCCGCCCCGAACCACCGGCTGACCCAGCCGTGGCGCTTCTACGTCCTCGGGCCGGCGGCGCGTCGCGCCTATGGCGAGACCCTCGGCGCCCGAAAGGCGAAGAAGATCGAGGACCCGGCGGCCGCACAGACGCTGATCGACAAGGTGGTCGCGGGCGAGGTCGCGCTGCCGGCGATGCTGGCCGTGAGTACCACCGTCAACGAGAATCCGGAAACTCGTGAAGAGGATTACGCCGCGACGATGATGGCGGTGCAGAACCTGATGCTCGCGGCACACGCGAGCGGCCTCGGCACTCATATCCGCACCGGGGCCGTGATGGATGACCCCCGAGTCCGGGCATCGCTCGGCATCCCCGACGGAGAACGCATCATCGCGACCATTCAAGTCGGCGAGCCGGCTGCGATGCCGGAGGCAAAGGCGCGCCGCCCTGCCACGGAGCTCACGACCTGGTTGCCCTGA
- a CDS encoding protein kinase: protein MIERIRAALADRYTIERELGQGGMATVYLAEDLKHHRQVAIKVMRPELAESVGGERFLREVEIAAKLSHPNILPVFDSGEASGFLYYVMPLVEGESLPDRLKRERQLPVGEALRIAREVAEALAYAHQRGIVHRDIKPANILLNEGHAMVADFGIARAASTGGQALTQTGLAIGTPQYMSPEQASGDPNIDGRTDIYALGCVLYEMLAGEPPFTGPTAQAIIARSLTETPRPLQQTRATLAPVISTAVFTAMAKAPADRFANARDMATALTTAEDQSRFNSGSAVASTATSGSKWKIGIAAVAVLALSAAGWKFLGNRTASGGPKSVAVLPFENQGPADQAYLADGIVDEVRDKLSRLPLLTVTASASANQYRGSTKTGKEIADELHVDQVLMGKVSWGQGADGKRQMRVITEMVDGKTGNVSWRDKFDADSAGAFSIQGRIATSVAVALGTVLGKNDATNLAGRPTQNAEAYDLFLKANAVRSNSATEMRVSANYLEQAVALDSNFARAWGGLAGSLSVLFFNGTRDPAVARRAKEALGRLLRLANDSAIAHVVAANYYTNVENDPIAARREIEKAIALDSNNVSALVSAANSDFAAGLYQPALDRISRARKLDPRSRGALVTLIQSQIYLGRYDDAVASAEELMAMPELGYGAMEWVAVAHLARGDTASARRAVVELLKRAPVTEIVTYFAGYQELAFVLPPAERDLLFRMTPAAFDNDRAWWAQSLATAARQQGDLKRARAYADSSLATSKQQVDAAPKDPQLRVIYAVMLAYAGKAADATREAEQAMSDAVAANPKDPNIPYFRTQAVRVHLANGDKERAIDEIEKLLKSQYFVSPGYLKTDPTFAPLRGNPRFEKLLLPGVKVPTG, encoded by the coding sequence GTGATCGAACGGATTCGTGCGGCACTCGCCGACCGGTACACCATCGAGCGCGAGCTTGGGCAAGGCGGGATGGCCACCGTCTATCTCGCCGAAGACCTCAAGCATCATCGCCAGGTGGCGATCAAGGTGATGCGGCCCGAACTCGCCGAGTCGGTTGGTGGAGAGCGATTCCTGCGCGAAGTGGAGATCGCGGCCAAGCTGTCGCACCCCAACATTCTCCCGGTGTTCGATTCGGGCGAGGCATCGGGTTTCCTCTACTACGTGATGCCACTGGTGGAGGGCGAATCGCTGCCTGATCGTCTCAAGCGCGAGCGGCAGTTGCCGGTAGGGGAAGCGCTGCGCATCGCACGCGAGGTGGCCGAGGCGCTGGCCTATGCGCATCAGCGCGGCATCGTGCACCGCGACATCAAGCCCGCGAACATCCTGCTCAATGAAGGGCACGCGATGGTGGCCGATTTCGGCATCGCGCGCGCGGCCAGCACGGGTGGTCAGGCACTGACGCAGACCGGCCTCGCCATCGGCACACCGCAGTACATGAGCCCCGAACAGGCCAGTGGCGATCCGAACATCGATGGCCGCACGGATATCTATGCCCTCGGCTGCGTGCTCTATGAAATGCTCGCCGGCGAGCCGCCATTCACGGGGCCCACGGCGCAAGCCATCATCGCGCGTTCACTCACCGAAACGCCCCGCCCGTTGCAGCAGACCCGCGCGACGCTGGCGCCAGTCATCAGCACCGCGGTGTTCACCGCGATGGCGAAGGCCCCGGCCGATCGCTTCGCGAATGCGCGCGATATGGCCACGGCCCTTACAACTGCCGAAGATCAGTCGCGATTCAACAGCGGCTCGGCGGTGGCGAGCACCGCAACGAGCGGCTCGAAGTGGAAGATCGGCATCGCGGCCGTAGCAGTGCTCGCGCTCTCCGCGGCCGGATGGAAGTTCCTGGGCAACAGAACAGCGAGCGGCGGGCCCAAGAGCGTTGCCGTGCTGCCCTTCGAGAATCAGGGACCCGCCGATCAGGCCTATCTCGCTGACGGCATCGTCGACGAAGTGCGGGACAAGCTCTCGCGGCTGCCGTTGCTCACGGTCACGGCCTCGGCCAGCGCGAACCAGTACCGTGGCAGCACCAAGACCGGCAAGGAGATTGCCGACGAACTGCACGTCGACCAGGTCCTGATGGGGAAAGTGAGCTGGGGCCAGGGCGCCGACGGCAAGCGGCAGATGCGCGTCATCACGGAAATGGTCGACGGCAAGACCGGCAACGTGAGCTGGCGCGACAAGTTCGACGCCGACAGCGCCGGTGCGTTCTCGATCCAGGGGCGCATCGCAACCAGCGTGGCGGTGGCCCTCGGCACCGTGCTCGGAAAAAATGATGCAACCAACCTCGCCGGTCGCCCGACCCAGAACGCCGAGGCGTACGACCTCTTCCTCAAGGCGAACGCCGTGCGCAGCAACTCGGCGACCGAGATGCGCGTCTCTGCGAACTACCTCGAACAGGCGGTGGCCCTCGATTCCAATTTCGCCCGGGCATGGGGTGGGCTGGCAGGCTCATTGTCCGTCCTCTTCTTCAACGGCACCCGAGATCCGGCGGTGGCCCGCCGCGCCAAGGAGGCCCTCGGTCGCCTCCTCCGGCTCGCCAACGATTCGGCGATCGCGCACGTGGTGGCAGCCAACTATTACACCAACGTCGAAAACGATCCGATTGCCGCTCGTCGCGAAATCGAAAAGGCGATTGCGCTCGATTCCAACAACGTCTCGGCGTTGGTCAGCGCAGCCAACTCCGACTTCGCGGCTGGGCTCTACCAGCCAGCACTCGACCGCATCTCACGCGCCCGGAAGCTTGACCCTCGCTCGAGGGGGGCGCTCGTCACGCTGATCCAGTCGCAGATCTACCTCGGCCGCTACGATGACGCAGTGGCTTCTGCCGAAGAATTGATGGCGATGCCTGAGCTCGGCTACGGTGCGATGGAATGGGTCGCGGTCGCACACCTGGCGCGCGGCGACACCGCTTCCGCGAGACGCGCGGTCGTCGAACTCCTCAAGCGGGCACCGGTCACGGAGATCGTGACCTACTTCGCCGGATATCAGGAACTTGCCTTCGTACTGCCACCCGCCGAACGCGACCTCCTCTTCCGGATGACGCCGGCCGCCTTCGACAACGACCGCGCCTGGTGGGCACAGAGCCTTGCGACGGCAGCCAGGCAGCAAGGCGACCTGAAGCGCGCTCGGGCGTACGCCGATTCGTCGTTGGCCACCTCGAAGCAGCAGGTCGATGCCGCGCCGAAGGATCCCCAGTTGCGGGTGATCTATGCCGTGATGCTCGCCTACGCCGGCAAGGCCGCCGACGCGACCCGCGAAGCGGAGCAGGCGATGTCGGATGCGGTCGCCGCCAATCCCAAGGACCCGAACATCCCCTACTTCCGAACCCAGGCGGTGCGGGTGCATCTCGCCAACGGCGACAAGGAGAGGGCGATCGACGAGATCGAGAAGTTGCTGAAGAGTCAGTATTTCGTATCGCCGGGCTACCTCAAGACTGACCCGACCTTCGCGCCGCTCCGCGGCAATCCGCGTTTCGAGAAGCTGCTGCTGCCGGGCGTGAAGGTGCCGACGGGATGA